One genomic segment of Streptomyces liangshanensis includes these proteins:
- a CDS encoding DUF1707 and FHA domain-containing protein, producing the protein MTSSFEFQTYPARLSDAERDRVLAVLREGAAMGRLSHDTFLRRTDLVLAARGIDELKAITADLETESPWSRKLFGTVSRISAFSIRLRRAWQVERLPKLLLPQPGPYPLRIGRDPMNGLRLSHETVSRVHAELSMQGGVWILRDLGSTNGTTVNGRRVTETVVVRDGDMVGFGRMDFRLSSGEQQPRS; encoded by the coding sequence GTGACGTCCTCCTTCGAGTTCCAGACGTATCCCGCGCGGCTGTCCGACGCCGAGCGCGACCGCGTACTCGCGGTGCTCAGGGAGGGCGCGGCGATGGGCCGGCTGTCGCACGACACCTTCCTGCGCCGTACGGATCTCGTGCTCGCGGCCCGGGGCATCGACGAACTCAAGGCGATCACCGCGGACTTGGAGACCGAGAGCCCGTGGTCGCGGAAGCTCTTCGGCACGGTGAGCCGGATCTCGGCGTTCTCGATACGGCTGCGCAGGGCGTGGCAGGTCGAACGCCTGCCGAAGCTGCTGCTCCCGCAGCCGGGCCCGTACCCGCTGCGGATCGGCCGCGATCCGATGAACGGACTGCGGCTCAGCCACGAGACGGTCTCCCGCGTCCACGCCGAGCTGAGCATGCAGGGCGGGGTGTGGATCCTCCGCGACCTCGGCTCGACGAACGGCACGACGGTCAACGGGCGCCGCGTCACCGAGACGGTCGTGGTGCGGGACGGCGACATGGTGGGCTTCGGCCGGATGGACTTCCGCCTGTCCTCGGGGGAACAGCAGCCCCGGAGCTGA